The proteins below are encoded in one region of Dioscorea cayenensis subsp. rotundata cultivar TDr96_F1 chromosome 18, TDr96_F1_v2_PseudoChromosome.rev07_lg8_w22 25.fasta, whole genome shotgun sequence:
- the LOC120281648 gene encoding transcription factor MYB1-like, with amino-acid sequence MGRKPCCSRDGLRRGAWTQEEDKILSAYIKAHGEGRWRSLPSRAGLKRCGKSCRLRWLNYLRPDIKRGNISQEEDDLIIRLHKLLGNKWSLIAGRLPGRTDNEIKNYWNTHLSKTLIKHGNGHDEHQNKIETKKEKTLAIVDTNNVVRTKARRCTSNVFITTTPQQQQPHFDDHNEEHMNTGVLLHGNEAANGDENTGHEIESWWDALMDFNMNDDWTWMNEASSPPIHNINVAEAEGDDDDDHHQVMIESEADETRKPDLDLDLNALAAFLDWETYA; translated from the exons ATGGGCAGGAAGCCTTGTTGCTCTAGGGATGGCCTTAGAAGAGGTGCATGGACTCAAGAAGAGGACAAGATTCTAAGTGCTTATATCAAAGCTCATGGTGAAGGGAGATGGAGGAGTCTTCCTAGCAGAGCAG GACTTAAGAGATGCGGAAAGAGTTGCCGGCTTCGATGGCTGAACTATTTAAGGCCGGATATAAAGAGAGGAAACATATCTCAGGAGGAAGATGACCTTATCATCAGACTTCACAAGCTCTTAGGAAACAA GTGGTCACTGATTGCAGGAAGATTGCCAGGGCGCACAGACAATGAAATAAAGAATTATTGGAACACACATTTGAGTAAGACATTAATAAAGCATGGAAATGGACATGATGAGCATCAGAATAAGATAGAGACGAAAAAGGAAAAGACATTGGCAATTGTGGACACAAACAATGTAGTTAGGACAAAGGCCAGAAGATGTACTAGTAATGTCTTTATCACAACCACACCACAGCAGCAACAGCCACACTTTGATGATCATAATGAAGAGCACATGAATACAGGTGTACTACTTCATGGAAATGAAGCTGCAAATGGGGATGAAAACACTGGTCATGAGATTGAGAGCTGGTGGGATGCATTAATGGATTTCAATATGAATGATGACTggacttggatgaatgaagcaTCATCACCACCAATTCATAATATTAATGTTGCTGAAGCTgaaggagatgatgatgatgaccatCATCAAGTCATGATTGAGTCTGAGGCTGATGAAACAAGGAAGCCTGATCTTGATTTGGATCTCAATGCATTGGCTGCTTTCTTGGATTGGGAGACTTATGCTTGA
- the LOC120282451 gene encoding protein ELF4-LIKE 3-like gives MMEGNVNGNGNGNGTKVDNQILQTYHKSFVQVQSILDQNRLLINEINQNQDSRIPDNLSRNVELIKELNNNVWRVFDLYADISSSFINSMDASPEGSNGKATQKRIRPH, from the coding sequence ATGATGGAAGGCAATGTCAATGGCAACGGCAATGGCAATGGCACCAAAGTGGATAACCAGATCCTGCAAACATACCACAAGAGCTTTGTTCAAGTTCAAAGCATTTTGGACCAGAACAGACTACTTATCAATGAGATCAACCAGAACCAGGATTCCAGAATCCCAGACAACCTTTCTCGCAACGTTGAATTGATCAAAGAGCTCAACAACAATGTCTGGAGAGTCTTTGATCTTTATGCTGATATTTCAAGCTCTTTCATCAACTCCATGGATGCTTCTCCAGAAGGATCAAATGGCAAGGCTACTCAGAAGAGAATTAGGCCTCATTAG